From the genome of Nakamurella flavida, one region includes:
- a CDS encoding sodium-translocating pyrophosphatase encodes MDFIPAELTISGTDRVIVIGVGVVALIALAIAFVLRAGVLAAGQGTPKMQEISEAVQEGAAAYLGRQFRTLGVFVVIVFALLFVLPADSTGERIGRSLFFLVGAGFSASIGYLGMWLATRANVRVAAAANGEGRERAMQIAFRTGGTVGLATTGLGLLGASAVVLVYVGEAPKVLEGFGFGAAMLAMFMRVGGGIFTKAADVGADLVGKVEQGIPEDDPRNAATIADNVGDNVGDCAGMAADLFESYAVVLVASLILGSAAFGTKGLIFPLIVPAIGVLTAIIGVYTTRAKVGESGLTTINRAFYISAGISAVLCGVASFVYLPGSFAELGVAAVAGEGGNPQVIAFVAVVIGIVLAAIILWLTGYFTGTETKPTQDVAKTSLTGAATVILSGISVGFESAVYTALVIAAAVYGAFLLSGSLIVALFAIALAGCGLLTTVGVIVAMDTFGPVSDNAQGIAEMSGDVSPEGAQILTELDAVGNTTKAITKGIAIATAVLAATALFGSYSDAIGKAVIKALGAVDTMGDSVRTQAGQFIDLGTQFFVANVVQPSTLVGMLLGAAVVFLFSGLAVNAVSRAAGAVVQEVRRQFREIPGIMEGTTRPEYGKVVDIVTRDSLRELATPGLLAVFAPIAVGFGMGVGPLAGYLAGTIATGTLMAVFLANSGGAWDNAKKIVEDGKFGGKGSAAHEATIIGDTVGDPFKDTAGPAINPLIKVMNLVAVLIAPAVVGLTIGDGANTLVRVLIALAAVAVIVVAVVVSKRRASAL; translated from the coding sequence ATGGACTTCATTCCGGCGGAGTTGACCATCTCCGGGACCGACCGGGTCATCGTGATCGGCGTCGGTGTCGTCGCGTTGATCGCCCTGGCCATCGCCTTCGTGCTCCGGGCCGGCGTCCTCGCCGCCGGGCAGGGCACCCCGAAGATGCAGGAGATCTCCGAAGCCGTCCAGGAAGGTGCCGCCGCCTATCTCGGCCGGCAGTTCCGCACCCTGGGCGTCTTCGTCGTCATCGTCTTCGCCCTCCTCTTCGTGCTGCCCGCCGACTCCACCGGGGAGCGCATCGGCCGTTCCCTGTTCTTCCTGGTGGGCGCCGGATTCTCCGCCTCCATCGGATATCTCGGGATGTGGCTGGCCACCCGCGCCAACGTCCGGGTCGCCGCGGCGGCCAACGGGGAGGGCCGTGAACGGGCGATGCAGATCGCCTTCCGGACCGGCGGCACGGTGGGGCTCGCCACCACCGGTCTCGGCCTGCTCGGGGCTTCCGCGGTGGTGCTGGTCTACGTCGGCGAGGCGCCGAAGGTGTTGGAGGGCTTCGGCTTCGGCGCCGCGATGCTCGCCATGTTCATGCGCGTGGGCGGTGGCATCTTCACCAAGGCCGCCGATGTCGGCGCCGACCTGGTCGGCAAGGTCGAGCAGGGCATCCCCGAGGACGACCCCCGCAACGCCGCCACCATCGCCGACAACGTGGGCGACAACGTCGGTGACTGCGCAGGTATGGCCGCCGACCTGTTCGAGTCCTACGCCGTGGTGCTGGTCGCCTCGCTCATCCTGGGCAGCGCCGCCTTCGGGACCAAGGGCCTGATCTTCCCGCTGATCGTGCCGGCCATCGGCGTGCTCACCGCGATCATCGGCGTGTACACCACCCGCGCCAAGGTCGGCGAGAGCGGGCTCACCACGATCAACCGCGCCTTCTACATCTCGGCCGGTATCTCCGCGGTGCTCTGCGGGGTGGCCTCGTTCGTCTACCTGCCCGGCTCCTTCGCCGAGCTCGGGGTGGCCGCGGTCGCCGGCGAGGGCGGGAACCCCCAGGTCATCGCCTTCGTCGCCGTGGTCATCGGCATCGTGCTCGCCGCGATCATCCTGTGGCTGACGGGCTACTTCACCGGCACGGAGACCAAGCCGACCCAGGACGTCGCCAAGACCTCGCTGACCGGCGCGGCCACGGTGATCCTGTCCGGCATCTCGGTCGGCTTCGAGAGCGCCGTCTACACCGCGCTGGTCATCGCGGCCGCCGTCTACGGGGCGTTCCTGCTGTCCGGTTCGCTGATCGTCGCGCTCTTCGCCATCGCCCTGGCCGGTTGCGGACTGCTGACCACGGTCGGCGTCATCGTGGCCATGGACACCTTCGGGCCGGTCTCGGACAACGCCCAGGGCATCGCCGAGATGAGCGGGGACGTCTCCCCGGAGGGCGCGCAGATCCTCACCGAGCTGGACGCCGTCGGCAACACCACCAAGGCCATCACCAAGGGCATCGCCATCGCCACCGCCGTGCTGGCCGCCACGGCCCTGTTCGGCAGCTACTCCGACGCCATCGGCAAGGCCGTCATCAAGGCCCTGGGTGCCGTCGACACCATGGGTGACTCGGTCCGCACCCAGGCCGGTCAGTTCATCGACCTCGGCACGCAGTTCTTCGTGGCCAACGTGGTGCAGCCCAGCACCCTGGTCGGCATGCTGCTCGGGGCGGCCGTGGTGTTCCTCTTCTCCGGCCTCGCGGTCAACGCGGTGTCCCGCGCCGCCGGTGCGGTGGTCCAGGAGGTGCGCCGCCAGTTCCGGGAGATCCCCGGGATCATGGAGGGCACCACCCGACCGGAGTACGGCAAGGTCGTCGACATCGTCACGCGGGACTCGTTGCGGGAGCTGGCCACCCCCGGCCTGCTCGCCGTCTTCGCCCCGATCGCCGTGGGCTTCGGCATGGGTGTGGGTCCGCTCGCCGGCTACCTGGCCGGCACCATCGCCACCGGCACCCTGATGGCCGTCTTCCTGGCCAACTCCGGCGGGGCCTGGGACAACGCGAAGAAGATCGTCGAGGACGGGAAGTTCGGGGGCAAGGGGTCGGCGGCCCACGAGGCCACCATCATCGGCGACACCGTCGGGGACCCGTTCAAGGACACCGCCGGACCGGCCATCAACCCGCTGATCAAGGTGATGAACCTGGTCGCGGTGCTGATCGCGCCGGCCGTGGTCGGGCTGACCATCGGGGACGGCGCCAACACCCTGGTGCGGGTGCTCATCGCCCTGGCGGCCGTCGCGGTCATCGTCGTCGCGGTGGTCGTCTCGAAGCGACGCGCTTCCGCCCTGTAG
- the topA gene encoding type I DNA topoisomerase: MATRKNTAPGTGVRLVVVESPNKVKSISGYLGEGWVVEASVGHIRDLPRGAADVPAKYKGEPWARLGVNTDNDFEALYVVSPDKKAQVAKLKALLAGADELFLATDEDREGEAIAWHLLQTLKPTVPVKRMVFNEITPAAIRAAAASPRDLDNDLVDAQETRRILDRLYGYEVSPVLWKKVMPKLSAGRVQSVATRIVVERERARMAFRSGTYWGLDATFAPGADAASTTAFSAALTTVDGRRIASGRDFDESTGALKASSVQSGVLQLDGDAARALADGLDGREASVTSVEDKPYTRKPYPPFMTSTLQQEAGRKLGFNSERTMRTAQRLYESGYITYMRTDSTTLSQTALDAARTQARELYGPEYVPDAPRQYTRKVKNAQEAHEAIRPAGEAFKTPGQLARSLSGDEFRLYEIIWQRTIASQMVDAKGQTLSVKMAVSTGATPAVETVFAASGRTITFPGFLRAYVETVDAEAGGEADDAERRLPNLTVGQQLDTRDPVPGSHTTSPPARYTEPSLIKAMEEMGIGRPSTYTSIIRTITERGYVWRKGQALVPSWIAFAVVGLLEQHFPRLVDYDFTAAMEDELDSIAAGRLRRTDWLTSFYFGEQEGHPSAEGSVAHAGGLKKLVGERLEDIDAREVNSLPLLTDEQGRRTLVRVGRYGPYLERVIGPNPEDPDGAPLTERANLPEELAPDEVTAEVVEALFAQAEVGDKELGTHPESGYPLVAKDGRYGPYVTEVLPEDTPKTGKNAIKARTASLFKSMTLETIDHDTAVKLLTLPRVVGVDPGTGEEITAQNGRYGPYLKRGTDSRSLTAEDELFTVDLEQALAVYAQPKTRGRQAASAASLREVGEDPDTKKPMVIKDGRFGPYVTDGETNASLRKGDEVESLTVERASELLAERRARGPAPKKTPARKAPAKAGAKTATKTATKTAGTKTTTRTAKAGTATATRAKAAPRAKAAPST; the protein is encoded by the coding sequence ATGGCCACCCGCAAGAACACCGCCCCCGGCACGGGGGTCCGCCTGGTCGTCGTGGAGTCCCCGAACAAGGTCAAGTCCATCTCGGGTTATCTGGGCGAGGGCTGGGTCGTCGAGGCCTCCGTCGGTCACATCCGCGACCTGCCGCGGGGCGCGGCCGACGTGCCCGCGAAGTACAAGGGCGAGCCGTGGGCCCGGCTCGGGGTCAACACCGACAACGACTTCGAGGCCCTGTACGTGGTCTCCCCGGACAAGAAGGCCCAGGTCGCGAAGCTCAAGGCCTTGCTGGCCGGCGCCGACGAGCTCTTCCTGGCCACGGACGAGGACCGCGAGGGCGAGGCCATCGCCTGGCATCTGCTGCAGACGCTCAAGCCGACCGTGCCGGTCAAGCGGATGGTGTTCAACGAGATCACCCCAGCCGCGATCCGGGCCGCCGCCGCCTCGCCGCGCGACCTGGACAACGACCTGGTCGACGCCCAGGAGACCCGCCGCATTCTCGACCGGCTCTACGGGTACGAGGTGTCGCCGGTGCTGTGGAAGAAGGTGATGCCCAAGCTGTCCGCCGGACGCGTGCAGTCGGTGGCCACCCGCATCGTCGTCGAGCGCGAGCGCGCCCGGATGGCCTTCCGCTCGGGCACCTACTGGGGCCTGGACGCGACCTTCGCCCCCGGCGCCGACGCCGCCTCCACCACCGCCTTCTCCGCCGCGCTGACCACCGTCGACGGCCGCCGCATCGCCTCCGGCCGGGACTTCGACGAGTCCACCGGCGCCCTCAAGGCGTCCTCGGTCCAGTCCGGTGTGCTGCAGCTCGACGGCGACGCCGCCCGGGCACTGGCCGACGGCCTGGACGGCCGGGAGGCCTCCGTCACCAGCGTCGAGGACAAGCCCTACACCCGGAAGCCCTACCCGCCGTTCATGACCTCGACCCTGCAGCAGGAGGCCGGCCGCAAGCTCGGTTTCAACTCCGAGCGCACCATGCGTACCGCGCAGCGGCTGTACGAGTCCGGCTACATCACCTACATGCGGACCGACTCGACCACGTTGAGCCAGACCGCGCTGGACGCCGCCCGCACGCAGGCCCGCGAGCTGTACGGGCCGGAGTACGTCCCGGACGCGCCGCGCCAGTACACCCGCAAGGTGAAGAACGCCCAGGAGGCGCACGAGGCCATCCGCCCGGCCGGTGAGGCGTTCAAGACGCCCGGCCAGCTGGCCCGGTCGCTGTCCGGCGACGAGTTCCGGCTGTACGAGATCATCTGGCAGCGCACCATCGCCAGCCAGATGGTCGACGCCAAGGGGCAGACGTTGTCGGTGAAGATGGCCGTCAGCACCGGCGCCACCCCCGCGGTGGAGACGGTGTTCGCCGCGTCCGGCCGCACCATCACCTTCCCGGGGTTCCTCCGCGCCTATGTCGAGACCGTCGACGCGGAGGCCGGGGGCGAGGCCGACGACGCCGAGCGCCGCCTGCCCAACCTGACCGTCGGGCAGCAGCTGGACACCCGGGACCCGGTGCCCGGCTCGCACACCACCAGCCCGCCGGCCCGGTACACCGAGCCCTCGCTCATCAAGGCGATGGAGGAGATGGGCATCGGCCGCCCGTCGACCTACACCTCGATCATCCGCACCATCACCGAGCGCGGGTACGTCTGGCGCAAGGGCCAGGCGCTGGTGCCGTCGTGGATCGCGTTCGCCGTGGTCGGTCTGCTCGAGCAGCACTTCCCCCGGCTGGTGGACTACGACTTCACCGCGGCCATGGAGGACGAGCTCGACTCCATCGCCGCAGGTCGCCTGCGCCGCACCGACTGGCTGACGTCCTTCTACTTCGGCGAGCAGGAGGGCCATCCCAGCGCCGAGGGCTCGGTCGCCCACGCCGGCGGGCTCAAGAAGCTGGTCGGCGAGCGGCTGGAGGACATCGACGCGCGCGAGGTGAACTCGCTCCCGCTGCTGACCGACGAGCAGGGTCGTCGCACGTTGGTCCGGGTGGGTCGGTACGGCCCCTACCTGGAGCGGGTCATCGGCCCGAACCCGGAGGACCCGGACGGTGCCCCGCTGACCGAGCGGGCCAACCTGCCCGAGGAGCTCGCCCCCGACGAGGTCACCGCCGAGGTGGTCGAGGCGCTGTTCGCCCAGGCCGAGGTGGGGGACAAGGAACTGGGGACGCACCCGGAGTCCGGCTACCCGCTGGTGGCCAAGGACGGTCGGTACGGCCCGTACGTCACCGAGGTGCTGCCGGAGGACACCCCCAAGACCGGAAAGAACGCGATCAAGGCGCGCACCGCTTCGCTGTTCAAGTCGATGACGCTGGAGACCATCGACCACGACACCGCGGTCAAGCTGCTCACCCTGCCGCGGGTGGTCGGTGTCGATCCCGGCACCGGTGAGGAGATCACCGCGCAGAACGGCCGCTACGGCCCGTACCTCAAGCGCGGCACCGACTCCCGGTCGCTGACGGCGGAGGACGAGCTGTTCACCGTCGACCTGGAGCAGGCCCTGGCCGTGTACGCGCAGCCCAAGACCCGCGGTCGGCAGGCCGCCTCGGCCGCGTCGCTGCGGGAGGTGGGCGAGGATCCGGACACCAAGAAGCCGATGGTGATCAAGGACGGCCGCTTCGGGCCCTACGTCACCGACGGGGAGACCAACGCCAGCCTGCGCAAGGGCGACGAGGTCGAGTCGCTGACGGTGGAGCGGGCCTCCGAGCTGCTGGCCGAGCGTCGGGCCCGGGGCCCGGCACCGAAGAAGACGCCGGCCCGCAAGGCCCCGGCGAAGGCCGGTGCCAAGACGGCGACCAAGACCGCCACCAAGACGGCGGGCACGAAGACGACGACCCGGACGGCCAAGGCGGGCACCGCCACCGCCACCCGGGCCAAGGCGGCTCCGCGGGCGAAGGCGGCACCGAGCACCTGA
- a CDS encoding bifunctional MFS transporter/dTMP kinase, which produces MSRAKPSSFGVLVRIPIFRRLWAAIAISSLGDWLGLLATSALAYQLTQNSSNLAQGAAVSGVLLTRLLPDLLLAPVAGALVDKFDRRKVAIIGDICAGLLYVSIALTSNLGFLYVAQFLVEAIGLFSTPAKQTMWVNIVPRERLAVANQINYVSVYGMVPVAAVLFALLSTIAQFFGATTVGTGEEASATGGLVATTTSSAAITIALLVDAGTYFFSAGTVLLSRGMIPAFVGERSTTTNIFSLVAEGISFVRKNPLMRSIYIGILGAFGAGGLVAGIALPYVNGLGAGDAGFSLLFGSVFTGLALGMLLGPRVLPTVPRRMIFTPAIGAAGLCLIAMSLLQDLFGAMATAALMGMFAGIAWITGFTMIGQEVSDQLRGRVFAFVMSSVRIVLLGTIAVAPVLAGAIGTHVLEIGDFTALFTGPAIVLAIGGVIALGVSFLAGRQIGGFTSGLIRKWTRRRSIWEEPDDHAGVLLAVEGRDREACAAVAAVLTQHLREQGWRTVAEGLDVTVHPVGGDTPSSALRAAADLADACAHRIRPALEAGDVVVCNGFIDAMIVRYRAEDGQAEARLWRLAMWAAGGLRPDLTVLVDVTAGESGPILTSTHSHLAMGPARPRPAVDAAPTDGAATGPDAGTTDGDPSLVGGTPAEQVTLQVTERAVATARPDPDAGSPPVAEPEPEVSGVPPETAATGAPDGGRLTAEEDDTVDPEQAFRDRASYTPERYLIVHLSDGAAAPDGGPTVPDELTERIASVLRARSPVLADPQPV; this is translated from the coding sequence ATGAGCAGGGCCAAGCCGAGTTCGTTCGGCGTGCTGGTCCGCATCCCGATCTTCCGGCGGCTGTGGGCGGCCATCGCGATCTCCAGCCTGGGTGACTGGCTCGGCCTGCTGGCCACCTCCGCGCTGGCCTACCAGCTGACGCAGAACTCCTCCAACCTGGCCCAGGGGGCCGCGGTCTCCGGGGTGCTGCTGACCCGGTTGCTGCCCGATCTGCTCCTGGCACCGGTGGCCGGCGCGCTGGTCGACAAGTTCGACCGGCGCAAGGTCGCGATCATCGGAGACATCTGCGCGGGCCTGCTGTACGTCTCCATCGCGCTGACCAGCAATCTCGGGTTCCTGTACGTGGCGCAGTTCCTCGTCGAGGCCATCGGTCTGTTCAGCACCCCGGCCAAGCAGACGATGTGGGTGAACATCGTCCCGCGGGAGCGGCTGGCGGTGGCCAACCAGATCAACTACGTCTCGGTGTACGGCATGGTCCCGGTGGCCGCGGTGCTGTTCGCGCTGCTGTCCACCATCGCCCAGTTCTTCGGCGCGACGACGGTGGGTACCGGGGAGGAGGCGAGTGCCACCGGCGGGCTGGTCGCCACCACCACCAGTTCGGCGGCGATCACCATCGCCCTGCTCGTGGACGCCGGGACGTACTTCTTCTCGGCCGGCACCGTGCTGCTCTCCCGCGGGATGATCCCGGCGTTCGTGGGCGAACGCAGCACGACCACGAACATCTTCTCCCTGGTCGCCGAGGGCATCTCCTTCGTCCGCAAGAACCCGCTCATGCGGTCCATCTACATCGGCATCCTGGGAGCGTTCGGGGCGGGCGGACTGGTCGCCGGGATCGCGCTGCCCTACGTCAACGGGCTGGGCGCCGGCGACGCCGGGTTCTCCCTGTTGTTCGGGTCGGTGTTCACCGGGTTGGCGCTGGGCATGCTGCTCGGCCCGCGGGTGCTGCCCACCGTCCCGCGCCGGATGATCTTCACGCCGGCCATCGGTGCGGCCGGGCTCTGCCTCATCGCGATGAGCCTGCTGCAGGACCTGTTCGGCGCCATGGCGACGGCCGCGCTGATGGGCATGTTCGCCGGCATCGCGTGGATCACCGGTTTCACCATGATCGGCCAGGAGGTCTCCGACCAGCTGCGCGGCCGGGTCTTCGCGTTCGTCATGTCCTCGGTGCGCATCGTGCTGCTCGGCACGATCGCCGTCGCCCCGGTGCTGGCCGGGGCGATCGGCACTCACGTGCTGGAGATCGGCGACTTCACCGCACTGTTCACCGGGCCGGCGATCGTGCTGGCCATCGGCGGGGTGATCGCGCTGGGGGTCAGCTTCCTCGCCGGACGGCAGATCGGTGGGTTCACCTCGGGCCTGATCCGCAAGTGGACCCGGCGCCGATCCATCTGGGAGGAGCCGGACGACCACGCCGGTGTGCTGCTGGCCGTCGAGGGTCGCGATCGGGAGGCCTGCGCCGCGGTGGCGGCGGTGCTCACCCAGCACCTGCGCGAGCAGGGCTGGCGCACCGTCGCCGAGGGGCTGGACGTCACCGTCCACCCGGTCGGCGGGGACACCCCGTCCAGCGCCCTGCGGGCGGCGGCCGACCTGGCCGACGCCTGCGCCCACCGCATCCGGCCCGCCCTGGAGGCCGGTGACGTGGTGGTCTGCAACGGCTTCATCGACGCGATGATCGTGCGGTACCGCGCGGAGGACGGGCAGGCCGAGGCGCGGCTGTGGCGGCTGGCGATGTGGGCGGCGGGCGGACTGCGCCCGGACCTGACCGTGCTGGTGGACGTGACCGCCGGGGAGTCCGGGCCCATCCTGACCAGCACCCATTCCCACCTGGCGATGGGACCGGCCCGTCCGCGACCGGCCGTGGACGCCGCACCCACCGACGGCGCGGCGACCGGCCCGGATGCGGGGACCACGGACGGCGATCCGTCACTGGTCGGGGGCACCCCGGCCGAGCAGGTCACCCTGCAGGTCACCGAGCGGGCGGTGGCGACCGCCCGTCCGGACCCGGATGCCGGATCCCCGCCGGTCGCCGAGCCCGAACCGGAGGTGTCCGGGGTGCCGCCGGAGACGGCCGCCACCGGCGCCCCCGACGGCGGCCGGCTCACCGCCGAAGAGGACGACACCGTCGATCCCGAGCAGGCGTTCCGCGACCGGGCGTCCTACACCCCCGAGCGCTACCTGATCGTGCACCTGTCCGACGGGGCCGCCGCCCCGGACGGCGGCCCGACGGTGCCCGACGAGCTGACCGAGCGGATCGCCTCGGTGCTGCGGGCCCGCTCACCGGTGCTGGCCGACCCCCAGCCGGTCTGA
- a CDS encoding tellurite resistance TerB family protein, which translates to MAFWDSLKLKTREMNTQLATKAGQFKNKEFANGTMAICALIAAADGSIDAQERQKTAGLIMSNDVLKVFPPDELRQKFDWYCSKLESDFDFGKVEAIATIGKLRSKPDQARAVIQIGIIIGGADGTFDEHERAAVKQACHAVGIDPAEFDL; encoded by the coding sequence ATGGCGTTCTGGGATTCCCTCAAGCTCAAGACCCGCGAGATGAACACCCAGCTGGCAACCAAGGCCGGCCAGTTCAAGAACAAGGAGTTCGCCAACGGCACCATGGCGATCTGCGCCCTCATCGCCGCCGCGGACGGGTCGATCGACGCGCAGGAGCGCCAGAAGACGGCCGGTCTGATCATGAGCAACGACGTGCTCAAGGTCTTCCCGCCGGACGAGCTCCGGCAGAAGTTCGACTGGTACTGCTCCAAGCTGGAGAGCGACTTCGACTTCGGGAAGGTCGAGGCCATCGCGACCATCGGCAAGCTGCGCAGCAAGCCCGACCAGGCCCGCGCGGTCATCCAGATCGGCATCATCATCGGCGGCGCCGACGGCACCTTCGACGAGCACGAGCGGGCCGCGGTCAAGCAGGCCTGCCATGCGGTGGGCATCGACCCCGCCGAGTTCGACCTGTAG
- a CDS encoding class I SAM-dependent methyltransferase yields the protein MVQSPQVDQGHGQASGWTAADTQDVLCALCGIPGRALYRLDPFGVVRCPTCRLVFVSPRLTPEALQRLYDEPAYFEGGVYGDQGRLSPAMLLQRTWTAGRLALIAAQRPAPARLLEIGSAYGLFLDAARAKGYEVSGVELSRTGAEHSRARFGLDVFCGQLEDAPTDEADVVCFWDTLEHVPDPLEFLRQVRSRLADDGVFALSVPYFSSLPARLLRTRWWTLKPEQHIWHYTPQTLSVLAARAGLVVTEVITSPVRPANVTRLDSLVAIGRALPAGD from the coding sequence GTGGTGCAGTCCCCCCAGGTCGACCAGGGGCACGGGCAGGCCTCCGGGTGGACCGCGGCCGACACGCAGGACGTGCTCTGCGCCCTGTGCGGCATCCCGGGTCGCGCCCTCTACCGCCTGGATCCCTTCGGGGTGGTCCGCTGCCCGACCTGCCGGTTGGTCTTCGTCTCCCCGCGGCTGACGCCCGAGGCCCTGCAGCGGCTCTACGACGAGCCGGCCTACTTCGAGGGCGGCGTCTACGGCGACCAGGGCCGGTTGTCCCCGGCGATGCTGCTGCAGCGCACCTGGACGGCCGGTCGACTCGCGCTGATCGCCGCCCAGCGCCCCGCCCCGGCCCGGCTGCTGGAGATCGGCAGCGCGTACGGGCTGTTCCTGGACGCGGCCCGCGCCAAGGGGTACGAGGTCAGCGGGGTGGAACTGTCCCGGACGGGCGCCGAGCACAGTCGGGCCCGGTTCGGACTGGACGTGTTCTGCGGTCAGCTGGAGGACGCCCCCACCGACGAGGCCGACGTGGTCTGCTTCTGGGACACCCTGGAGCACGTGCCGGACCCGCTGGAGTTCCTCCGCCAGGTGCGGTCCCGGCTGGCCGACGACGGGGTCTTCGCGTTGTCCGTCCCCTACTTCTCCTCGCTGCCCGCCCGCCTGCTGCGCACCCGGTGGTGGACGCTCAAGCCCGAGCAGCACATCTGGCACTACACCCCGCAGACGCTCTCGGTGCTCGCCGCCCGGGCCGGGCTCGTCGTCACCGAGGTGATCACCAGCCCGGTGCGTCCGGCCAACGTGACCCGGCTGGACTCGCTGGTCGCGATCGGCCGCGCCCTGCCCGCCGGGGACTGA
- a CDS encoding DNA polymerase III subunit delta': protein MSAAAAVGGASGAFADVVGQDEAIAVLRAAVDAAHGDPSVPTAAMTHAWLFTGPPGSGRSVAARAFAAALQCPYRGCGVCQHCHAVAAATHSDVRTVTPEGLTIPVKEMRAVVQLAARRPATGSWQIVLIEDADRLTEGASNALLKAVEEPSPHTVFLLCAPSTHPDDVSVTIRSRCRVIALRTPRVPAIAEVLVRRDRIDPEMAQWAAAVSGGHVGRARRLATDPQARAEREKVLAVPGAIRRLADVFAESADLLGAAKGTATAMAGRRDSVELEELKTALGAGGTGRGAVGAARGTAGVVKDLERRQRARATRTERDVLDRALVDLSGFYRDVLVRCFAAPVPLANPDVAADVDTAAARLGPDGALARLEAVLACRDAIDLNVKPQIAVEAMMTALLSGAGTRP, encoded by the coding sequence GTGAGCGCAGCGGCAGCGGTGGGCGGCGCGTCGGGAGCCTTCGCCGACGTGGTGGGGCAGGACGAGGCCATCGCCGTGCTGCGCGCCGCGGTGGACGCCGCGCACGGTGACCCGTCCGTCCCGACCGCCGCGATGACCCACGCCTGGCTGTTCACCGGCCCGCCGGGCTCCGGCCGCTCGGTGGCCGCGCGGGCGTTCGCCGCCGCCCTGCAGTGCCCGTACCGCGGGTGCGGGGTGTGCCAGCACTGCCACGCGGTGGCCGCGGCCACCCATTCCGACGTGCGGACGGTGACCCCGGAAGGGCTGACCATCCCGGTCAAGGAGATGCGCGCGGTGGTGCAGTTGGCCGCGCGCCGGCCGGCCACCGGCAGCTGGCAGATCGTCCTCATCGAGGACGCCGACCGGCTCACCGAGGGAGCCTCGAACGCCCTGCTCAAGGCGGTCGAGGAGCCCTCCCCGCACACCGTCTTCCTGCTCTGCGCCCCGTCGACCCATCCCGACGACGTCTCGGTGACCATCCGGTCCCGCTGCCGGGTCATCGCGTTGCGCACCCCGCGGGTGCCGGCCATCGCCGAGGTGCTCGTCCGGCGCGACCGCATCGACCCGGAGATGGCGCAGTGGGCGGCCGCGGTGTCCGGCGGTCACGTCGGACGGGCGCGCCGGCTGGCCACCGACCCGCAAGCCCGGGCCGAGCGGGAGAAGGTGCTGGCCGTGCCGGGCGCAATCCGCCGGCTGGCCGACGTGTTCGCCGAGTCCGCCGATCTGCTGGGCGCCGCGAAGGGCACCGCCACCGCGATGGCGGGCCGCCGGGACTCGGTGGAGCTGGAGGAGCTGAAGACGGCGCTGGGTGCCGGTGGCACCGGTCGCGGCGCGGTCGGCGCCGCCCGCGGGACCGCCGGTGTGGTCAAGGATCTGGAACGGCGGCAGAGGGCCCGGGCCACCCGGACCGAGCGCGACGTGCTCGACCGCGCGCTGGTCGACCTGTCCGGCTTCTACCGGGACGTGCTCGTCCGCTGTTTCGCGGCGCCGGTGCCGCTGGCCAACCCCGACGTGGCCGCCGATGTCGACACCGCCGCCGCGCGGCTCGGCCCGGACGGTGCGCTGGCCCGGCTGGAGGCGGTGCTGGCCTGCCGGGACGCCATCGACCTGAACGTCAAACCGCAGATCGCGGTGGAGGCGATGATGACGGCCCTGCTGTCCGGAGCCGGCACTCGGCCCTGA
- a CDS encoding PSP1 domain-containing protein codes for MGMLCAVAFSRNGQLHYADPGDLRPEVGDVVMVPTAQGPVAATVMWASEYSSEDTEGFPRLAGMATPSDLVATELLRKTKASTLVAARKLIRAHGLPMKVLAVDPQPSAGKIVIFYSSPDTVDFRSLLRDLSATLGSRIELRQLAARDAVRVTGAIGSCGRDTCCSTFLKDFEPVTLAMARDQDLPANPMRISGACGRLMCCLKYEHPLYQEFAATAPAVGEQVDTPEGPGRVVGHSVPGESLVIKLAADGTKTVCPKASVCGARKAYESRD; via the coding sequence ATGGGAATGCTCTGCGCCGTGGCCTTCAGCCGGAACGGCCAGCTGCACTACGCCGACCCCGGTGACCTCCGCCCCGAGGTGGGGGACGTGGTGATGGTGCCGACGGCCCAGGGGCCGGTGGCCGCCACCGTCATGTGGGCGTCGGAGTACAGCTCCGAGGACACCGAGGGCTTCCCCCGACTGGCCGGCATGGCCACCCCGTCCGATCTGGTCGCCACCGAGCTGCTGCGCAAGACCAAGGCATCCACGCTGGTCGCCGCCCGCAAGCTGATCCGCGCGCACGGCCTGCCGATGAAGGTGCTCGCGGTCGATCCGCAGCCCTCGGCCGGCAAGATCGTCATCTTCTACTCCTCGCCGGACACGGTCGACTTCCGCTCGCTGCTGCGGGACCTGTCGGCCACCCTGGGCAGTCGCATCGAGCTGCGTCAGCTCGCGGCCCGGGACGCCGTGCGGGTGACCGGGGCGATCGGGTCGTGCGGACGGGACACCTGCTGCTCCACCTTCCTCAAGGACTTCGAGCCGGTGACCCTGGCCATGGCCCGTGATCAGGACCTGCCCGCCAACCCGATGCGGATCTCGGGGGCGTGCGGCCGGTTGATGTGCTGCCTGAAGTACGAGCACCCGCTCTACCAGGAGTTCGCCGCCACCGCGCCGGCCGTGGGTGAGCAGGTGGACACCCCGGAGGGCCCGGGTCGGGTGGTGGGGCACTCGGTGCCGGGGGAGTCCCTGGTGATCAAGTTGGCTGCCGACGGCACGAAGACCGTCTGCCCGAAGGCCTCGGTGTGCGGGGCGCGCAAGGCCTACGAGTCCCGGGACTGA